TGTGTATGAAGAATGAGAATTGCCTGATCATGCGCATGAACCGAAACCGTTGCCAGCACTGCCGTTTCAAGAAATGTCTGGCTGTGGGCATGTCCCGTGATGGTAAGTGTCATCGTTGGCTGCTGGTGTCCTGTCATCACTGCATTTCAAACACTTCAAAGcttcagaaagagaaaaatgaaggCATTACATTTCCCAGCCTACATTCTCTATTTAGCTTTTGCACAGTTAGGAAGTTTTTCAGATAGAACATCTCTGAAGTGAAGCCGTGCTCTGGTCTTTCTCCTACCCTTTGCAGTATattctgcatctctctctttcttctctctctctctctctctctctctctctctctctctcactctctcactctctctctctctctctctctctctctctctctctctctctctctctctctgagccaGTTTAGGCCTTCTCCTGCACAATCCCTAAGCTCCTTCCTCCACAGACAATGATTTATGAGGGCTGGAGTCATGCAGTCCCTGAAGCTATCCGTCATCTGGAAAACTGCAGCAAGTACAAGAATTATTTTGGGAAACTGGAACGCAGGCAACTAGATTACCCCACATGTGCCCTTATGATAGCTCCCGAAATGAATAGCCTGCCGCTGCAACAATTAAGCAAgagttgcaaaaaaaaaataaagaggtgGCTCTGTTGCCCCCTTGGTGTAACAATGAACcattcatttcctgtttctgtaGTTTTCTCACCAGTAAAACACATTAAAGAGTGAAatcaacaaataataaaatgactaaGTAGGAAATATTTACCTGGcccataaaacaaaacaagacagcCACACACATTGTGACCTACTTAGTGGGTTTGGTTTGGATTCGCGTCTTCTCGTCAGTGTCTGTGCAACCAGCTGTGGGACAATATCAGATCTATGTGAAAGTGTGGGGTGTAAGCAGAAGTAGGTTATATGGTTGATATGATGACACTCAGGGGAAAATGTTCAAAAAGTTACACAGGGGAGTAGACAAGTATTCCTGTTGACCCTTAGGAGGGTGTCAAGAACCACAACCTAAAAACCCCTTTCTTTTGTTGCACCTATTGCACAAACAGGAAAACCTCATATAACTGCCTCCTCGCCACATTAAAGTAGCCGCCCTGATTTCGACTCAGGCCGTTGTGTGATTTTAGCTTTATGATAGCAGCAGATGTTCAGTCTGACACGATGGCACGCTTTCACTTCCGCTGttattttaccattttaaaaaaaacaagcctcAGTATAGTGTTCATAACAACAAATTTGATACAATGTCCCAGCAGAACATAACTACATGTGGCTCTTATGCTTGTCCCATTCACACAGTAgtttaatattctgtaatgTAAAGACAACCCATTTGTTAGAAGTGCTTGATATGATATGTTTGGAAGGTGATTCATCTTGACTTCTTAAAGATAGTTTGACATTAGTAGAGCAACTCTCCCTTAAATTTCTTAAGATTATTGcttgtcatactgtatattatcttAATATACTTGGCCTACATTCTCCATGGAAATGAAACAGTATGATAAAGGCTTGTGCAGAAATTGAGTTTCATTTCTTCATCACACTTTACTACTGTATtattctcttttccttttttctcttgagagttttttcttttcctctgtcaTTTTGCAGTCCTATTCTGCAGATCCTAATCTTTCATTGTCCTTCTATATCTTATCTTTTTAATCCTTTTCTCCActcattcacttttttttttgcttactcCTTTGTTCCATTCTTTGTATTgaccatttacattttttctttcttcgttCTACTGTGttctctttcccttttcttACACCCCTACCCTCACCacctccccccaccccccattcTATCCTCTCTTTCTGCTTTGAACCCTGGTTCTAATGGGTATAAGTCCGTTTTTTACCCACTCATATGGCATTAACATCACGTTTTGCCTGTCCCACTGCCCTATTTACTGGTCGAAAGAGGGTgtaagaggagaagaaagatgAAGAGAGTAACGGAGAAGAGGAGgggcagagagaaggagaaagagcgGGGGCAGTATACGGTGACATGGGTCCTATTTTTAGCTTAACTGGCTGATGGATATTTTTAGAGTAGAAGAGAGGACCAAGATGATCTGGTGGTCTGGTTATATCTGGTCAGAATTTCAGATTGAAAGTGATTACCTGGGTGAAAAAATATCAAGGAGTCCACCACAATCTGAAGTTACATGCACTTTTGATATTTCCTGTAAAATACAATGTAATTTTTACATCATTCTCAAAGACCCTGTTtccaacacacccacactctgtAACTAGTAATATAGTAACACCCAATAATTCAGCAATGAAATCCATGTTTCTTTGTGCTTGTCTCTTAGCTGTGCGCTTTGGTCGCATCCCAAAGCGTGAGAAGCAGAGGCTCCTTGATGAAATGCAAAGTTACATGAACACCCTGAATGAGTCGGCTAGTATGAACATGGCTTCCTCCCCTTCTTGTGATCCCCCGGCCAGCCCTATGGAGATCCAGCCCAAAGAAACTATAGGCTCCATGGCAAAAGCCTATCAGAACACCTTCTCAAGTGCTCCTGACCGACTGACCAAGAGGCCAGCATGCATCAACAATGGCAGCAGTGTGCCAACTTCCTTTCAGAGTACCGCCCCTCAGGAAAGCAGCTTCTCCCATCTCAATACTCCCGCAACCTATCACTCTGGAGGACCAGTGGGTTACACAGCAGCTGGTCCCTGCCCTGGACAACAAATGCCCACTGTCAACAAATGCCCAATATCTTCAGTGGACAACAATCACTATCAAAACAATGCTCCATCTAATCAAATCCCATGCCAGTCTACAGTTAACCCATCTCTGCAGGGCAGTTACAGCTGTAGTTATGCAGCTGGTGAGATACAGGCTCAAACATCATGCCCGTGGAAGTTGGTTGCAGGCTCCAAAGTGCTGGTGAGAAGTACATATAATTTGTAGTCATGTGATGAatttattaaagtatttaaGACTTTAAATGGGCAAATATAGAATACTCTAGCCTAGTAAAGAAAGTGGACAGGTTGTCAGTACTGCCTGTATACTTCCACTCCTCTCTTGCGTGATCCATTTTTGTCTTAATTTACTTAAATACActgcttacatttaaattttcAAGTTGTTACTTGATTTGTAATTCTTTTTTGTATAAAGGGACTGTTTATTCCCCTGACATTAAATTCAAACTATGCCACTTCAACATGTAGCTCATTGGGTCAGTTAATTTTATAGCTTTAGGTATTTTAGAATAATTTGTTCATATGTCTCTAAAAAAAATGGCATGGGGTTTGATATGTACCATAGAGGAAACCATTAGTGCAGTgagaataaaacaatacaaatttaattaaatacatgaatataaatttaaagGGCTAATATTTCATTTGGACCAAAATTTGAAAATGATTTGTCCTAATTGTaggttaattatttaaattcaaatttaaaactTGCTTTCTCCCCTAATCTGTCTCTCCAGGCCTGCCCTCTGAATGCATGCCCAGTTTCAGCACCAGGCGTCTCGAGCCAGCATGTGTGGGAGTCTTTCTCTCAGTGTTTCACCCCTGCAGTGCGGGAGGTGGTGGAGTTTGCCAAGGGCATCCCAGGGTTTCAAGACCTGTGCCAACATGACCAGATCATGCTGCTCAAAGCAGGCACCTTTCAGGTATAGATGACTCATCTTGATAGCCTTGTCTCATCAATTCTCAGCTCTCGAGCCATATTAATTCATGATGTCTGTCTGACATCTTTAcatatgaataattatttttcttgtgTAATTATTTTCTGCAAGGGCACATCATCAgacctttctctttttttttttatcaaaggtGCTGATGGTAAGGTTCTGCTCGCTGTTTAACCCAAAGGACCGGACAGTGACATTTCTAAATGGGCAGGCCTACCCACTGGCCACACTGCGGGCACTGGGTATGGGCTCGCTGCTGGATGCCATGTTTGACTTCTCTGAGAAAATAGCCTCTCTCAGCCTGGAATCTGATGAGATGGCACTTTTCATGGCCGTGGTCCTAGTCTCTGCAGgtaaactacacacaaaaagacaaagtTGTTTCCCATTTAAAGCTTTAGTCTTAATTTATTATAGACAAAATTGGATCAATACAATACGATTTTCAATcttaaaatgttaaacacatAAAATCCCTAAGCGATATTGAATGTTGGAGTTTTAAATTTCCGACTGACAGCTGCGTAACATAAccaatatattttatgtatattagaAATATAAAGGGTTTTAACAAcggacacacagaacactggtAAAAATGCAAATAGATGCAACAATTAACTTGGGCAAGCATACAAAATATAAtctcatttaattaaaaaactcaAGGTTCTCAGTGATTGATTGCTTATGATGACATGGGCTCTGATTATGTTAATCTTTTCATAGATCGAACTGGTGTTTCTGACACAACAGCTGTGGAGCAGTTGCAGGAAAGTTTGATTCGGGCACTGCGAGCCTTGGTTTACCGTCGTCATCCTGATGACAGTGCACTTTTCCCCAAGCTGTTGCTGCGTCTGCCAGACCTGCGCACCCTCAACACCTTGCACTCAGACAAGCTGCTCAACTTCCACATCGACCCATGAGCGACCAGCAAATTACGACCTGCCATGACAGGAATGACTTTTCATTTTTAGCAGAAGAGAATAAGAGTGGATCATTCTAGGAACATTTAACCATATCTGTTATCAATTCGGTCAAACTGTAAGAACTAACGGAAATGATTTTGTGCAATTGGGTGGACATGGAAAGCTGACAAGATCTACTCTTCTTTCCGAGTTATATTTCTTCACACAATGCCCAAGACTCTCAGCATACTCAAAGCACCTCAAACACTTTTTCACCAGACATGGCTTTCAATAAGTGGCAGTTTCCTTTTCATATCATAAATAACCAGCTATTGAAAAAATCAACCAAAAAAGAGCTGGTGTCCTATTTAAATCATTCATCATCTGTTTTTTCCTAGCATGGCTAAAAGCAAAGACCACAGATACTGAGGAACTGAGGAATAAATAATAGGGACCATTAAAACATGCACAATGTAATAAATGGAATGAATTAacatatacagaaaataaatattacagccATGTAATTCACATCATGTAGGTTTTCCAGCTGTTCAACATGTACGCCATGTATATCATCACTGTTAGTGTAATATTAAATAGCACAATTTCAACCGTGTCAGTAAGCACAAGAACTTCGGTTAGCCGTTTCTCATTTTGAAAGAAATATagacattttattctttcatcCTGACAAATTGTAACTGAGTTGATCATTTCTGTTTCTAAACTGTCTTGGACATACAGTTTATTGTCGTCTCTCGCTCTActtcattgtttcatttttaatctgAAGAGACAAAACCAGCAGCCAGAATAACCCAAGCATGTTTTGTAGTtgcttatttttctgttttgttgttgtaaatATTGTACAGCTGCAAGATACATGTGACCGAGACAAAACATTATACATCAAGGGTGCATGTGAGAGATCAGTGGGGGTTCGGGTGCCTTCTGGAGAAACGTTGTGGCTAACGAGCagttgtggaaaaaataaacccTCACCAAGGTGTTAAAGAAGTAATGAAAGATCAGATTACACCAGCAGAGACCTCCAATAGCCTTTACTAAGAAGTCTAATCTTGGAGTGCACAACATTTGTATGCTTGAAATAATGGTTGTTCAAAACAATGCGATGGAATCATGCTAATgtatattttgtaaattataCTTCCATAAAGCAAGATAAATATGagattatgtacagtatgtggtagTGTGTCGGTTTTCTACTGCATGATACTCTACTCGTTGTGAAGCCTTTTTAATGCAGGTATTCTTACAGAACTGCAGTgtgaaagaaaatacattttctatCCCATGAGGGATGACGATCATCTCTGGAAATAAGGACTAGGCGATGTATAGGacagacattttcattttagATGTATATCTCAGGACCAGAAGCTCAGAGATGAAATACTGTCATCTCAGAAGAAGCGTATTTTTTCAGCGCCCAAAATATCTCCACATATAAAGTATGAAATAATAGGCCATCAAAAGGAACTGAAAACAAAAGTTTCGAATGAATCTGAGGTACACAATAGAATCTAAACATCTGGACCCATTAAATAAAGACATCTACCATGTTTCATATAAAATACAGTTCATACAATCCCGGATTGTATCTTACACGTATACATCcaaaagcttcagttaatattcataagaaagtgaaagtgtgggAAAATGTGATCTTAGTGACTTAGAACACAGTTGTATGTGCTAGATGGGCAGGTATGAATAGGATTTTAGAGTATTTTATAAACTGGGATAATCCTGGGATATTCTCACAGAATACGAACATCAAAGATAACATAAATAGATCTGATAAAAcagttaaagaaataaacattaatacagTTAGTGGTGTACTTAAAATTTTGATGACCTAATGATGGTTTCATTAAGTTGAAAGACAAAAATCAAGTCAGAAATTAAAGTGTTCGTTCTCTGCACCCAGGCTCTGAATATCGAACTGTTTCCACTGCTCTAAATCACTAGACTAAGCTCATACAGCCCAAGTCCAACACAAAACTTTACAGAATTTTCAAGCTTACCAATAAAGTTTAGTAGTATACTGTTTGCTCAACATttataaaaacctaaaaaaaaaaaaaaccacaatgaTTAATTTTCTCCTTTATAACAATTTTAAACTCTCACAAATCTAAATGACTTTAGTATGTTTTTGAATCAGTAAATGTTTTGTAGCCTGGTTTATACCTCTTTCATCTTTAGTGGAGCCCTTTACATATTTTGACACTGTCTGCTGTCATGTGCTACTAGCACAAAAACAATGATACAAAAGTAGTTTAGTAGGTTAGCCCATATGAAACTGAACATAAAAGCTTGATATTTGTGGTGAGCCAGTGATAGCAATCTgctgcccctttttttttttcctgtgttggTTGCATTATGATCCCTGCTAGACTAGTGTGCTTTACATTGCACTGTTTGATGCATAGCCCCATTAGctcagttgaaaaaaaaaagcaaaatattaacaaaacagGGGATACACAGAGGCAGGGCAcatggattttaaaaaatagatttagCTTTGTAATCATAGACCTCATAAAATGGTAAACAGCGACCGACCGTCGCTAATAAACATGCATGGTGAAACGCAGATGCTGTTCTGGCCATCTGTGACTGTGGCTTTAAGTCTTCACTGTGTGAGAGTTAGAATAGTTCCCCTATTAGCAATAAGCTGAAAATAACACTTCCTTCTCTCCACTGAACTGTCTCCCACCCTGCGTGATTGGACCAGTTGTAACGTCTGAGTTTTACAGAAAACGAGGATGCTCTCTGAGGCATTAATATACTGTGGCCTAAATGTAGCACCAAATTATGCCAGACAGATCAGGGTCACTTGGTTATtgactgaaaaaaatgaaaagggaACACAGGTGCATATTTTAGTTTCTAGTTTGGTACCTAACATCAAGTACATTTTGTCTTTTAGGtatacagaatttttttatgtGAACTGATGAAAGAACATCCTATCTTCTTTATCCAAATATCATTCAGAAAGTTATCCTTCATTTTGTGGCTAGTAGAAGGGAACAGGCTACAAAATAAATGGTATGGGATTCCACATAGTTTAAAtacaaaactgaaaaacaaatgcaaatattttatataatatctaACCTCATAGAAGTCATTTAGCTCATTGTCatatgttgtgtctgtgttagaGCTGGGCACCAGGTTAATATGCACTGCAGCTGTCAGACAACACTAACATAATAATTAATTcttaagtttctttttttactgaaaCTTGCAAATTAGTAGGCAGAAgaataataacacattttatgtCCACCTCCTTCTTGTCAATAGACACAATGCCATTGAGATCTATAATACGTTTGCTATTTTGGCTAGGGCCACAACAGTcacctcttctttttctctctcatttgtgCTCACTGGGTTACACCTGCAAATACAGCGTGAGCATGCATAAAGGCACGTAAGGGCATGTAACACATAAATGAGTGCATGAGGATTTGGAAAACTGTATTATGCTGCCACCATGTGTTGTGCTGTGTCTACACTCCATGGCTTTGGTTTGctatttttgatcattttgcTCCACTTAGTCACTAAAGGTTCCCAAACCTGGTGCTTGAGTATACCTTGTCCTGCATATTTTTGTGTCATATCCATGTTCCCAACACACCTGAATCAATTAATCATTTGAACTAAAAGCCCTTCCATGAGTTAAAAGTGGgtgtggagaaaaacaaaaatgtgcagGACAGGAGATACTTAAGGACCAGGGTTAGGAATCTGCTCCTTAGAGTGCAAAAAACAAAGCATAAATTCAGTAATATGGCTGCAAATCAAGACACTGTTAATGTGTCTAATCATGTTTATCCCATGATTGGAGTGGTCCCACCGTATGGGTCTCTGATTTGATCCTGAGCTTACTGGATTActatgtctgtgtgggtttcctccgccctcgaaaaaaaaataagataggTGAATTGGCTAGTCTGAAATTGCAGAGGAAAACCAGAagtgtaaatttgtgtgtgtgtgtgtgtgtgtgtgtgtgtgtgtgtgtttgcacatgcATGGTGCACTGACGTTCCATCCAGACTGTATTCCCACCTACTTCcctaatggatggatggatggatggatgcaggGGTTCCACTAAGGGGGAAAAGTTAGGACGATTCTAAGGGCCCACGCACTTTTGGGGACCCCAGAGGCTTGTATGTTTGGTGCGAAATGGGTGTGTTAGGGGGCCCAGTCTCATTTTCGCTTATAGGGCCCAAAATTGCTAGTGGCGCccctgaatgaatgaatgaatgaatgaatgaatcaatcaatcaattaataaatgaataaattaatgattGAATATGCTAATGATTATTTAACACCTATGTTATATTGTAATATTTCCGAGCTACTCAACAAAAGGCACACTTGATTCCAAAGTAATATTGATATATTAtgcaaaaactaaacaaaccatCAACATTGTCAACTGGAGAATGGTCTACTCGGTGGAAAAAAGCACGTGCGCcagtttattaatattattaaataaccaAATATTAGGTTAAATTaccatatttaaaaataaaaaaaaaacgatcaaACAACTATAGTCTTCTTCCGGGTACGTCACGTCTGATGACGTTGCTACCCGGAATGAGGAAGCGTTCGCAATAAAACGGATGTGAAAACGAATGATGATTCCAAGACTCCTAAATAAACCCGTAATATGAGAGTGTGGAAGAAGGATCTTGACAGGAAGGAATACGGCAAGGCTGCTGAGGTATTGCaaacataacataaatattACGTTTAGTAACAGTGAACTACAATTATATCAAAGCTAACTGTGTCAAGCTAACTTGCTAATTTGCAACAATAGTTAACTAAACTGCTCAGGCTGAATTGTACAAACCCCAGACTGAATATTCTGCTTTATAACCTGCTAAATAGGGTATATTTAGTGTATAAGACGTTGTTCCATAATCTTTATAGTGAACTTCTATAGAAATAGAGCCATTTAGATCCAGCCCTTACAGTTCTAGTGATGTACTGATTATGTGTGTGATAAATGCTGACCATGTGCCCACATAGCAAGTTTCACCTTCTTCACCTTCATGACttatttttactgtgtttttccATTGCAATTTATTCTTATTCTGTTTCACCTCACTTTTTATAGCCTCTCCGAAACATAACGATGAAGTGAAATTATAAAGAAGAAGCACCGCGAATCTGGACCTGTGCAGACCTATGTTACCTGGCCACCTGGAAGCTGACCTTGGAGTGCCATGTTTGTGACGGCATATCTTGCGTTTGTGGCCCTGGTGGTCCTGTGTCTATGTCTGGAACTCGCAGCTCGGCGCATTGCTTCTCAGCAGTCCACTCAGGCGGCCGTGGCCAACCCAGCTTTCCTCTGCTTCCAAAAGCTCTTCTTAAAAACATACCTGTTGGCTCTGTGGGCTGACTGGCTGCAGGGGCCATACCTTTACAAGCTCTACCAGCATTACAGCTTCCTGGAGTCCCAAATTGCCATCTTATATGTCTGTGGTCTGGCGTCTTGCGTACTGTTTGCCCCCGTGGCTGGCTGGCTGCCACAGGTTCTAGGACGAAGGCAGACGTGCCTTGTTTTCTGTGTGTCCTACTCTGTGTGCTGCCTCACAAAACTGTCTCAGGACTACTTTGTGCTCATCCTGGGTCGTGTGCTAGGTGGACTCTCCACTTCCCTGCTCAGTACGGCCTTCGAGTCCTGGTATGTGCACTGCCATGTTAATGTGCATGATTTCCCCAAAGAATGGATCCCTGTGACGTTCATCAAAGCTGCGGACTGGAATCACGGTTTGGCTGTGGCTGCTGGGCTCGTGGCAAACCTGTTTGCAGAATGGTTGGAGCTAGGACCTGTAGCTCCTTTTCTGCTTGCTATTCCAAGCCTGGTTGCATGTGCTTGGATGGTATTTTTTAACTGGGGAAATGAGGAAAAACTAGAGCGCGTAGGCCAAAGAGACACAAATAGTGCTAATATCGGCCTTCAAAGTGCCCCTCAGACTCGATTCCGACGAGCCTGTCTGGAAGGCGTGCGCTTTTTGTTCGCAGAGCGTCGTGTAGTGCTCCTGGGTGGTGTGCAGGCCATTTTTGAGAGCGTGctttatgttttcatatttctgtGGACACCTGTGCTGGAGCCACAGGGCCCACCACTCGGCATTGTCTTCTCCTGCCTAATGGCAGCCAGCATGGCAGGATCATCACTCTTCCGTTTGGCCACATCAGCCCGTTACCGGCTCCAGCCGGCCCACCTACTGGGCTTGGCCACACTGCTcgccttcttctctttctttatgCTGACGTTTTCGACTGCACCAGGCCAACCAAAACCCAGGGAATCATTTCTGGCTTTCCTGCTGCTGGAGTTGGCATGTGGCTTTTACTTCCCTGCTGTGAGCTTCCTTCAGGGCCGTGTGATCCCCGTGGAGCGCAGGGCTGCGGTTTTGTCCTGCTTTCGTCTGCCGCTCCACTTGCTGGCATGCTTGGCCTTGCTGGCACTACATGGTGAGGTGTCAGGTGCCGGTGCAGGCGAGGCAGGTAGTGGCACCAGGCACATGTTCGCTGGCTGTGCTGGAATGATGCTAGCCGCCTTGCTGGCTGCTGTGAGCCTCTTCACTCTGGGGAGGAATGATGCAGACCTGAGACTTGACGGGACCAAGGGAGAGGGTGAGATTTAATCAGGAGGATGAAAGGCTTTGCAGAAAGATCATAAAGTGAACTTCTTTGCCAAGACTAGCTGTTTAGCTGTCCGAACAATATTTGCAGCAAAATGTTttcaatgaaatattttgtgaAATGACTACTACAACATGTTCAGTGGTAAAGCAGATCAAAGGTGATAAAATGGTTGctcacttcagtgtgtgtgtgtgtgtgtgtgtgtgtgtgtgtgtgtgtgtgtgtgtgtgtgtgtgtgtgtatgtatgtatgtatgtatgtaagtatataTAAACCCAGTTACAGTTTTctaagtgaataaataatgacagtAAGTTGAGTATTTGTTTCATAAATAAAGTTATCAACTCCCTTGGTGAAGATGGGTATAAGTTATATGGTATATGAGTAAgaaattattttagattttaatgaATTGGTTAAAACATTGTTGTCTTAAAAGATGATGTTGAACACAGGTACTGAAAGGTCTAgccacaattttttttcagtttttgttcAAGCCATGCATGCTTTGAACCAAACATAAGCATTGTTTTAAACATTCACATGCATGG
This DNA window, taken from Tachysurus fulvidraco isolate hzauxx_2018 chromosome 23, HZAU_PFXX_2.0, whole genome shotgun sequence, encodes the following:
- the mfsd5 gene encoding molybdate-anion transporter; protein product: MFVTAYLAFVALVVLCLCLELAARRIASQQSTQAAVANPAFLCFQKLFLKTYLLALWADWLQGPYLYKLYQHYSFLESQIAILYVCGLASCVLFAPVAGWLPQVLGRRQTCLVFCVSYSVCCLTKLSQDYFVLILGRVLGGLSTSLLSTAFESWYVHCHVNVHDFPKEWIPVTFIKAADWNHGLAVAAGLVANLFAEWLELGPVAPFLLAIPSLVACAWMVFFNWGNEEKLERVGQRDTNSANIGLQSAPQTRFRRACLEGVRFLFAERRVVLLGGVQAIFESVLYVFIFLWTPVLEPQGPPLGIVFSCLMAASMAGSSLFRLATSARYRLQPAHLLGLATLLAFFSFFMLTFSTAPGQPKPRESFLAFLLLELACGFYFPAVSFLQGRVIPVERRAAVLSCFRLPLHLLACLALLALHGEVSGAGAGEAGSGTRHMFAGCAGMMLAALLAAVSLFTLGRNDADLRLDGTKGEGEI
- the nr1d4a gene encoding nuclear receptor subfamily 1, group D, member 4a; the encoded protein is MDSNPGGVILYAGSSGSASPIPGSPSSGYQTQSPSTHSQPSSPEEVTFTEIGALKQHGNNGTPSSPKLVFQFPDIYSSSTASSNQNTYSHPIAGKRPCGFTGTFTKAGGMVLLCKVCGDIASGFHYGVHACEGCKGFFRRSIQQNINYKMCMKNENCLIMRMNRNRCQHCRFKKCLAVGMSRDAVRFGRIPKREKQRLLDEMQSYMNTLNESASMNMASSPSCDPPASPMEIQPKETIGSMAKAYQNTFSSAPDRLTKRPACINNGSSVPTSFQSTAPQESSFSHLNTPATYHSGGPVGYTAAGPCPGQQMPTVNKCPISSVDNNHYQNNAPSNQIPCQSTVNPSLQGSYSCSYAAGEIQAQTSCPWKLVAGSKVLACPLNACPVSAPGVSSQHVWESFSQCFTPAVREVVEFAKGIPGFQDLCQHDQIMLLKAGTFQVLMVRFCSLFNPKDRTVTFLNGQAYPLATLRALGMGSLLDAMFDFSEKIASLSLESDEMALFMAVVLVSADRTGVSDTTAVEQLQESLIRALRALVYRRHPDDSALFPKLLLRLPDLRTLNTLHSDKLLNFHIDP